A genomic window from Serratia liquefaciens includes:
- a CDS encoding (2Fe-2S)-binding protein: MITLTVNDQPLTFDGDPHMPLLWFLRDEAGLTGTKFGCGIAMCGACTVHLDGVPVRSCMTPVSAAEGKKITTIEAIGETPAGKAVQAAWVNLDVVQCGYCQSGQIMSASALLAQSKNPSDADIDAAMSGNVCRCATYVRIRAAIHQAAKALD, translated from the coding sequence ATGATAACTTTAACCGTAAACGACCAACCGCTGACGTTTGATGGCGATCCCCATATGCCGCTGCTGTGGTTCTTGCGTGATGAGGCCGGATTGACCGGCACCAAATTCGGCTGCGGCATCGCGATGTGCGGTGCCTGTACCGTCCACCTGGATGGGGTGCCGGTGCGTTCTTGCATGACGCCGGTCTCCGCCGCCGAAGGCAAAAAAATCACCACCATCGAAGCGATCGGCGAAACGCCGGCGGGCAAAGCGGTGCAGGCGGCCTGGGTTAATCTGGACGTGGTGCAATGCGGCTACTGCCAGTCCGGTCAGATCATGAGTGCCAGTGCACTGCTGGCCCAGAGTAAAAATCCGAGCGATGCGGATATCGATGCGGCAATGAGCGGCAACGTCTGTCGCTGCGCCACCTATGTGCGCATTCGCGCTGCCATCCACCAGGCCGCCAAGGCGTTGGATTAA
- a CDS encoding glycoside hydrolase family 1 protein: MIYQRLNDFPADFLWGASTSAYQVEGAWNEDGKSPSTVDMLDHPAETADFKVASDHYHRFREDVQLFAELGLKAYRFSIAWTRVLPQGTGEVNAAGLDFYRQLIDELLSHGIEPVVTLYHFDLPYVLEQQGGWSNRATIDAFVDYAEVLFDAFGDRVKYWLTINEQNTMILHPGAIGTPKGGELPSRRVLYQQSHHMLVAQARVMALCHQRCPAGKIGPAINTTSMYQETCNPLDAIAAHNWETLRCWSFLDVAVHGRYNPLAWRYLLDRQLAPRTEPGDATLLLQGKPDFVAINYYSTATIAASRGDASDISARAGDQQIMLGEPGVYRAAENPFVGKTRYGWVIDPVGLRLTLRKTAERYHLPILITENGIGAPDQLQADDTINDDYRIEFMRQHVEQMQLAINDGVELIGYCPWAAIDVVSTHQGYAKRYGFIYVNRGEQDLKDLRRIKKRSFDWYQRLIVSNGRQR, encoded by the coding sequence ATGATTTACCAACGACTGAACGATTTCCCCGCAGATTTTCTGTGGGGGGCTTCCACCTCTGCCTATCAGGTGGAGGGGGCCTGGAACGAAGACGGCAAAAGTCCATCGACTGTCGATATGCTTGATCATCCGGCAGAAACCGCTGATTTTAAGGTCGCCAGCGATCACTATCATCGCTTCCGGGAAGATGTGCAGCTGTTTGCCGAACTGGGGTTAAAGGCCTACCGTTTCTCGATTGCCTGGACGCGAGTACTGCCGCAGGGAACCGGCGAGGTCAATGCCGCAGGGCTGGATTTTTACCGCCAGTTGATTGATGAACTGCTGAGCCATGGTATAGAACCTGTCGTAACGCTCTATCACTTTGATCTGCCTTATGTGCTTGAGCAACAGGGCGGTTGGTCGAACCGCGCCACCATCGATGCCTTTGTCGATTATGCCGAAGTGTTGTTTGACGCTTTTGGTGACCGGGTAAAATATTGGCTGACCATCAACGAGCAGAACACCATGATCCTGCATCCGGGCGCCATTGGCACGCCGAAGGGCGGTGAGCTGCCGTCCAGGCGAGTGCTGTATCAGCAAAGCCACCATATGTTGGTGGCTCAGGCCCGGGTGATGGCGTTGTGTCATCAGCGCTGCCCGGCCGGGAAGATCGGCCCGGCGATTAATACCACCTCGATGTATCAGGAAACCTGCAATCCGCTGGATGCCATTGCCGCTCATAACTGGGAAACGCTGCGCTGCTGGAGCTTCCTCGACGTGGCCGTGCATGGTCGTTATAACCCGCTGGCCTGGCGTTACCTGTTGGATCGTCAGTTGGCGCCACGGACTGAACCCGGTGACGCGACGCTGTTGCTGCAGGGCAAACCGGACTTCGTGGCGATAAATTATTACTCGACCGCCACCATTGCCGCCAGCCGAGGCGATGCGTCGGACATCAGTGCACGGGCTGGCGATCAGCAAATCATGCTGGGGGAACCGGGGGTCTACCGCGCGGCGGAGAATCCGTTTGTCGGCAAAACCCGCTACGGCTGGGTGATCGATCCGGTCGGATTACGGCTGACGCTGCGCAAAACCGCGGAACGTTACCATTTACCGATATTAATTACTGAAAACGGCATTGGCGCCCCGGACCAGCTGCAGGCCGATGATACAATCAACGACGATTACCGCATCGAGTTTATGCGTCAGCACGTCGAACAGATGCAGTTGGCCATCAACGATGGCGTCGAACTGATCGGCTATTGCCCCTGGGCGGCAATAGACGTGGTCAGCACCCATCAGGGCTATGCCAAGCGCTACGGGTTTATCTATGTAAACCGGGGTGAGCAGGATCTGAAGGATCTGCGGCGGATCAAAAAGCGCAGTTTTGACTGGTACCAGCGGCTGATTGTCTCCAATGGCCGGCAACGATAA
- a CDS encoding chromate transporter, whose amino-acid sequence MSESDAVKNHPLATPPANGELFLGFLMLGLIGFGGVLPLARNMLVEDRRWLSGQQFTELLGLCQFLPGGNVINLSVAVGMEFRGLRGAFCALLGLISAPTAIVVGLGMVYARFQNDAHVQHVFAGLAAAAAGLLLSTGVKMLLPLRGKWLALGIVALCLIAIAWLRLPLLPTMLTLAPLSILLMWWRDRS is encoded by the coding sequence ATGTCCGAATCTGATGCGGTAAAAAATCACCCGCTGGCAACACCGCCGGCTAACGGCGAGTTGTTTTTGGGCTTTCTAATGCTGGGGTTGATTGGCTTTGGCGGGGTGTTGCCCCTGGCGCGAAATATGCTGGTAGAAGATCGTCGTTGGCTCAGTGGCCAGCAGTTTACCGAGCTGCTGGGGCTGTGCCAGTTTCTGCCGGGCGGCAACGTGATTAACCTTTCGGTCGCGGTTGGCATGGAGTTTCGTGGCCTGCGGGGCGCCTTTTGCGCACTGCTGGGGCTGATCAGCGCACCGACGGCCATCGTGGTCGGTTTGGGTATGGTTTATGCCCGCTTCCAAAATGACGCCCACGTGCAACACGTGTTTGCCGGGCTGGCGGCGGCGGCGGCCGGTTTGCTGCTGTCTACCGGGGTAAAAATGCTGTTGCCACTGCGCGGTAAATGGCTGGCGTTGGGCATTGTGGCGCTGTGTCTGATCGCCATCGCCTGGCTGCGCCTGCCCTTGCTGCCGACCATGCTGACATTGGCGCCGTTGAGCATCTTGCTGATGTGGTGGAGGGATCGCTCATGA
- a CDS encoding xanthine dehydrogenase family protein molybdopterin-binding subunit produces the protein MKLPQVPLTRRRFIVGASALVIGAYLPSTGALARTTTTKAPENTAYEANAFVQIDENGIVTVLSKHTEVGQGVYTGMATLVAEELDADWSQVRVVAAPVDTNVYKNLAFGFQGTGGSSSVANAYEQMRRMGAMARAMLVQAAAQSWKTSAEEITVQAGKIRHAASGREAGFGEFAALASQLPPPDPASLTLKDPSHFTLIGKVSGLHRVDSLAKTNGSAQFTQDIHEPDMLTVTIKKPPRFGGKVASFDASRALKVPGVVDVKQTDTGVAVYAKNTWAAIQGREKLQVEWDDSQAERRDTEQIFAEFRQVAQKPGVVAKSQGKPDEIFDKADKVVEAEYTFPYVAHAPMEPLDGYLFWDGESVKARYGCQIQTLDHKQLCDLFQLPPEKVQIDTILAGGSFGRRIDLGNPKLGPDLAADMAAAAKAIGPGHGVKVVWTREDDIRNGWYRPMILHRLRGAIRDGKVVGWSDTVVGHSWTLNSAMTALVVNGLDQMMVEGASEVPYTFENFLCDAHIVAGKVPTTSLRSVASTHTGHAVESFIDQLLQETGQDPVEGRLALMGDAPREAGVLRAVAKAANWQGAKVIDGRARGVGVAKAFNTRVAQIAEVSIGEGGIPRVHKVWCAVDCGVAVNPDVIRAQIEGGIGYGLSMALYGNITLKDGVIEQSNFNNFRPLRIDEMPEIEVIIVPSTEAPTGVGELGVPTIAPAVGNALALLGRPRSSLSLPLHRPNRDASV, from the coding sequence ATGAAACTACCCCAAGTCCCGCTTACCCGGCGGCGGTTTATCGTCGGCGCCAGTGCACTGGTGATCGGCGCCTATCTGCCGTCCACTGGCGCACTGGCTCGTACAACGACCACCAAGGCGCCAGAAAACACCGCTTATGAAGCCAATGCTTTCGTGCAAATCGACGAAAATGGCATTGTCACCGTCCTCAGTAAACACACCGAAGTGGGTCAGGGGGTTTATACCGGTATGGCAACGCTGGTTGCCGAAGAGCTGGATGCCGACTGGTCGCAGGTGCGGGTGGTTGCCGCACCGGTGGATACCAACGTTTATAAGAATCTGGCATTCGGTTTTCAGGGCACCGGCGGCTCCAGCTCGGTGGCCAACGCCTACGAGCAGATGCGCCGGATGGGCGCGATGGCGCGCGCCATGCTGGTTCAGGCCGCCGCCCAAAGCTGGAAAACCTCAGCGGAAGAAATTACCGTGCAGGCGGGCAAGATCCGCCATGCCGCCAGTGGTCGCGAAGCGGGGTTTGGTGAGTTTGCCGCGTTGGCCAGCCAACTGCCGCCACCCGATCCTGCCAGCCTGACCCTGAAAGATCCGAGCCATTTCACCCTGATCGGTAAGGTCAGTGGCTTGCACCGCGTAGACTCGTTGGCGAAGACCAACGGCTCGGCGCAGTTCACTCAGGATATTCATGAGCCGGACATGCTGACCGTCACTATCAAAAAACCGCCGCGTTTTGGCGGCAAGGTGGCTTCGTTCGACGCCAGCCGGGCGCTGAAGGTGCCGGGCGTGGTGGATGTGAAACAGACCGACACCGGCGTGGCGGTATATGCCAAAAATACCTGGGCGGCGATCCAGGGCCGTGAAAAATTACAGGTGGAGTGGGACGACTCGCAGGCGGAGCGGCGCGACACCGAGCAGATTTTTGCCGAGTTCCGTCAGGTGGCGCAAAAGCCCGGCGTAGTGGCGAAAAGCCAGGGCAAGCCGGACGAGATTTTCGATAAGGCAGATAAGGTGGTCGAAGCGGAATACACCTTCCCTTATGTGGCCCATGCGCCGATGGAGCCGCTGGATGGCTATCTGTTTTGGGATGGCGAGAGCGTCAAGGCGCGCTATGGCTGCCAAATCCAAACCCTCGACCATAAACAGCTGTGCGATCTGTTCCAACTGCCGCCGGAAAAAGTGCAAATCGACACGATTTTGGCCGGCGGCAGCTTTGGCCGTCGCATCGATCTGGGCAACCCGAAACTCGGGCCCGACCTGGCAGCGGATATGGCCGCCGCGGCCAAAGCCATTGGTCCCGGTCACGGGGTAAAGGTGGTATGGACGCGTGAAGATGATATTCGCAACGGCTGGTATCGGCCGATGATCCTTCACCGGCTACGCGGGGCGATCCGCGACGGTAAAGTCGTGGGCTGGAGCGATACCGTCGTCGGTCACTCCTGGACGCTTAACAGCGCGATGACGGCGCTGGTGGTTAACGGTCTCGATCAGATGATGGTCGAAGGTGCCAGCGAAGTGCCGTACACCTTCGAAAACTTCCTCTGCGACGCGCACATCGTCGCGGGTAAAGTGCCTACCACCTCATTAAGATCGGTCGCCAGTACCCATACCGGTCACGCCGTCGAAAGTTTTATCGATCAACTGCTGCAGGAGACCGGGCAGGATCCGGTCGAGGGGCGTCTGGCATTGATGGGAGATGCGCCGCGTGAGGCCGGCGTGTTGCGGGCGGTGGCCAAAGCCGCCAACTGGCAGGGCGCCAAGGTGATTGATGGGCGAGCACGCGGTGTAGGCGTCGCCAAGGCGTTTAATACTCGGGTGGCGCAGATAGCCGAGGTGTCTATCGGCGAAGGCGGCATTCCGCGCGTGCACAAGGTGTGGTGCGCGGTGGATTGTGGTGTGGCGGTCAATCCGGATGTGATCCGCGCGCAGATTGAGGGCGGCATAGGTTATGGCCTGAGTATGGCGCTGTACGGCAACATAACGCTGAAAGACGGGGTGATTGAGCAGTCCAACTTCAATAATTTCCGCCCGCTGCGCATCGACGAAATGCCGGAGATAGAGGTGATTATCGTGCCTTCAACCGAAGCGCCTACCGGCGTTGGCGAGTTGGGGGTGCCGACCATCGCCCCGGCAGTCGGCAATGCCCTGGCACTGCTGGGGAGACCCCGCAGCTCACTTAGCCTGCCTTTACACCGTCCCAACCGTGACGCCAGCGTCTGA
- a CDS encoding c-type cytochrome → MSNALRWLLWLIVAIVVLAGGYAIYTLLRPVGPEPAAPISGAPAGISDKLARGEYLARAADCVACHTAPGGKPFAGGFAFKLPFGTIYGTNITADPDTGIGNWSDDQFVRAVREGVGPQGNLYPAMPYTSYTAMSRDDVLAIKEYLFSLPPVKQANPENGLSFPFNQRWGMKFWNLAFFNEKRFEPNLNQDEQWNRGAYLATALGHCSECHTPRNLGFGINQSKNLSGEVIQGWFAANITPDPQTGIGAWSEQQLSQYLATGHAEGRSSAAGPMAEAVENSLQYLTPEDNQALVKYLRNIEPIATDSASAVNLQPKGATSSSAILPGGQEDSLGRRLFAGDCSGCHQWNGTGRQSKYASLVGSTAVNDPQGRSVVQAILKGTRISIGEQHEFMPDFGAQYSDEEVAAVANYVVGQFGEKQGKVTAKQVAEQRKQ, encoded by the coding sequence ATGAGCAACGCCCTGAGATGGCTATTATGGTTGATCGTGGCAATCGTGGTGCTGGCCGGCGGTTATGCGATCTATACGCTGCTGCGGCCGGTCGGCCCGGAACCTGCGGCGCCGATCTCCGGCGCTCCCGCCGGGATCAGCGATAAATTGGCGCGTGGCGAATATCTGGCGCGGGCGGCCGACTGCGTGGCCTGCCACACTGCGCCCGGCGGTAAACCTTTCGCCGGCGGTTTTGCCTTTAAACTGCCTTTCGGCACCATTTACGGCACCAATATTACCGCCGATCCTGATACCGGCATCGGTAATTGGAGTGACGATCAGTTTGTGCGTGCGGTACGTGAAGGCGTTGGGCCGCAGGGTAATCTTTACCCGGCAATGCCGTACACCTCATACACGGCCATGAGTCGTGACGACGTGTTGGCGATCAAAGAGTATCTGTTCAGCCTGCCGCCGGTGAAGCAGGCCAATCCGGAAAATGGGCTGTCGTTCCCGTTTAACCAGCGCTGGGGCATGAAGTTTTGGAACCTGGCGTTCTTCAACGAAAAACGCTTCGAGCCGAACCTGAATCAGGATGAGCAATGGAACCGAGGCGCATATCTGGCTACCGCTCTGGGACACTGCAGCGAATGTCACACGCCGCGCAATTTGGGCTTTGGCATTAATCAGAGTAAAAACCTCAGCGGTGAGGTGATCCAGGGGTGGTTTGCGGCCAACATTACTCCCGACCCGCAGACCGGCATCGGTGCCTGGAGCGAACAGCAACTGTCGCAGTATCTGGCGACCGGCCATGCGGAAGGGCGCAGCAGTGCCGCCGGTCCGATGGCAGAGGCGGTGGAAAACAGCTTGCAGTACCTGACGCCAGAGGATAATCAGGCGCTGGTGAAATACCTGCGCAATATCGAGCCTATCGCTACGGACAGTGCCAGCGCGGTCAATCTGCAGCCGAAGGGGGCAACGTCATCCAGCGCGATATTGCCGGGCGGGCAGGAAGACTCATTGGGACGCCGACTGTTCGCCGGAGACTGCAGCGGTTGCCACCAGTGGAACGGGACAGGGCGCCAAAGCAAATATGCTTCCTTGGTCGGCAGCACGGCGGTTAACGATCCGCAGGGCCGTAGCGTAGTGCAGGCGATCCTCAAGGGTACGCGCATCAGCATCGGCGAACAGCATGAGTTCATGCCGGACTTCGGTGCTCAATACTCGGACGAGGAAGTGGCGGCGGTGGCGAACTATGTTGTCGGCCAATTTGGCGAAAAACAGGGCAAGGTAACGGCCAAACAGGTCGCTGAACAACGCAAACAGTAA
- a CDS encoding LysR family transcriptional regulator encodes MSMIELRRLRAFVTVVEEGNITRAAERLFIQQPPLTRLLQGLEEELGVKLLQRLPRGVRVTEAGSVLFNEARALLTRAEHLTEAVHRAARGEQGHIAIGFTSSAALHPFVPNLLRRYREILPGITTQLEEAGSGELLDALVDERLDVAFVRSPVGGIPGLTIAPVLREPMLIALPIGHPLATHDDQPLPLTALIQEAFILYRRPAGQGLYDAILAACHRAGFSPRVIQEAPRLPATLSLVAAGLGLSIVPASMRRLGGDGIVYRTIAEQAQLSAPLYLALRSNRTSAIIQRFRDLVAEAVSEQSPG; translated from the coding sequence ATGTCAATGATCGAACTTCGCCGCCTGAGGGCTTTCGTTACTGTGGTAGAGGAAGGCAATATCACCCGCGCCGCCGAACGACTGTTTATTCAACAACCGCCGTTGACCCGCCTGTTACAGGGGCTGGAAGAGGAATTGGGGGTAAAACTGCTGCAACGTCTGCCCCGCGGCGTACGCGTTACCGAGGCCGGCAGCGTGTTGTTCAATGAAGCGCGGGCGCTACTGACGCGGGCAGAACATCTGACCGAAGCGGTACACCGCGCCGCACGGGGCGAACAAGGTCATATCGCCATCGGTTTTACCAGCTCGGCCGCATTGCATCCCTTCGTGCCCAATCTGCTGCGCCGCTACCGTGAGATCCTGCCTGGCATTACCACTCAGTTGGAAGAGGCCGGCAGCGGTGAACTGTTGGATGCCCTGGTGGATGAGCGGCTCGACGTGGCCTTTGTCCGTTCGCCGGTTGGCGGTATTCCTGGTTTGACAATTGCGCCGGTGCTGCGCGAGCCGATGCTGATCGCCCTGCCCATCGGTCACCCGCTGGCCACCCATGACGATCAACCGCTGCCGCTGACGGCGCTGATTCAAGAAGCTTTTATTCTCTACCGCCGGCCGGCGGGTCAGGGTTTGTATGACGCCATTCTGGCTGCCTGCCACCGCGCCGGGTTCAGCCCTCGCGTTATTCAGGAAGCCCCGCGCCTGCCCGCCACGCTAAGTCTGGTGGCCGCCGGGTTGGGCTTGTCGATCGTACCGGCTTCGATGCGAAGATTAGGCGGCGACGGCATCGTTTACCGAACCATTGCCGAACAGGCTCAGCTCAGCGCGCCGCTTTATCTGGCGCTGCGCAGCAACCGGACTTCGGCCATCATCCAACGCTTTCGCGATCTGGTGGCCGAAGCCGTCAGCGAGCAGTCGCCCGGCTAA
- a CDS encoding beta-glucoside-specific PTS transporter subunit IIABC, translating into MDYKQLGLDILVQVGGKSNVSKLTHCATRLRMEFNDDSKVQAKAIEALPGVISVVERGGQFQIVVGNNVQQTFRAMQKEIGDLSGRQSEKNSPVRGGVISQIISVISTTFTPVIPAITGAGMIKALLAILKLTGVIDAASPTYHLLDTIADAAFFFLPVLLAYGAAIKFECNPILAMTIAGALLHPNLAQMLAAGTVIDFVGIPVRLADYAGSVLPIIFTVWLMSYIERFAEKVSPTMIKFFTKPMIILLVTAPLALVVVGPFGIFLNDLVAAGAAIVDGKASWLIPMLMGGLQPFLVITGTAWAMTPIATGQLSKNGFEMINGPGMLASNIAQGAATLCVAFRTKNKNLRQLASSAGFTALLGITEPSLYGVTLKLRKPLIAAMIGGGCAGIYAGLSGLVRYAFVSPGLAALPAFIGENPMNIVHALITCAIAIVVTFALTWILGFDDPVEETGSGVSEAVGGGEQQIFSPLKGQLVALEQVNDDVFSQSLLGQGIAIRPQEGVLRAPLAGEVVTFLPSMHAVGIKGDNGVELLVHIGIDTVNLAGQYFTSDLKIGDRVQVGDELVRFDLQAIVGLGYDITTPVLVVNSEAFPQLNCRQPGAVDFGQPIITLNNAQQEQA; encoded by the coding sequence ATGGATTACAAACAGTTGGGTCTGGATATTTTGGTGCAGGTCGGGGGCAAGAGCAACGTCAGCAAACTGACGCACTGTGCCACCCGTTTGCGCATGGAGTTTAACGATGACAGCAAGGTACAAGCGAAAGCGATCGAGGCCTTGCCTGGGGTGATCAGCGTGGTGGAGCGTGGTGGTCAGTTTCAGATCGTGGTCGGCAACAACGTGCAGCAAACCTTCCGTGCGATGCAAAAAGAAATTGGCGATCTCAGTGGCCGTCAGAGCGAGAAAAACTCACCGGTTCGGGGAGGGGTGATTTCACAGATTATCAGCGTTATTTCAACCACTTTCACGCCGGTGATCCCCGCTATCACCGGTGCGGGGATGATTAAGGCGCTGCTGGCGATCCTCAAACTGACCGGGGTGATAGATGCCGCCAGTCCGACCTACCATCTGCTGGACACCATTGCCGATGCGGCCTTTTTCTTCCTGCCGGTGCTGCTGGCCTACGGCGCGGCAATTAAATTCGAATGTAACCCGATCCTGGCAATGACCATTGCCGGCGCCTTATTGCACCCCAATTTGGCGCAAATGCTGGCGGCGGGCACGGTGATTGATTTCGTCGGGATACCGGTGCGCCTGGCGGATTACGCCGGCTCCGTGTTACCGATCATTTTCACCGTCTGGCTAATGTCCTATATCGAGCGTTTTGCCGAGAAAGTGTCGCCGACGATGATCAAGTTCTTCACCAAGCCTATGATTATCCTGTTGGTGACCGCCCCATTGGCGTTGGTGGTGGTGGGGCCGTTCGGCATCTTCCTCAACGATCTGGTGGCTGCCGGTGCTGCTATCGTCGACGGTAAAGCCAGTTGGCTGATCCCTATGCTGATGGGCGGCCTCCAGCCGTTCCTGGTGATCACCGGTACGGCCTGGGCTATGACGCCGATCGCTACCGGTCAACTGAGTAAAAATGGTTTCGAAATGATTAACGGCCCAGGCATGTTGGCTTCCAACATTGCACAGGGCGCTGCGACGCTGTGCGTGGCTTTTCGCACCAAAAACAAAAATCTGCGCCAGCTGGCGTCCTCTGCGGGTTTCACCGCGCTGCTGGGCATCACTGAGCCTTCGTTGTACGGCGTGACGCTCAAACTGCGTAAACCGCTGATTGCAGCAATGATCGGCGGCGGCTGTGCCGGTATTTACGCCGGGCTGAGTGGGTTGGTGCGCTATGCCTTCGTTTCTCCCGGATTGGCGGCGCTGCCGGCGTTTATCGGCGAAAACCCAATGAACATTGTCCATGCGCTGATCACCTGCGCCATTGCCATTGTGGTGACTTTTGCACTGACCTGGATCCTGGGGTTCGACGATCCGGTTGAAGAAACGGGATCCGGGGTTTCGGAGGCCGTCGGTGGCGGCGAACAGCAAATTTTTAGTCCGCTCAAGGGGCAACTGGTGGCATTGGAACAGGTTAACGACGACGTGTTCTCACAGAGTCTCTTGGGCCAGGGCATCGCGATACGGCCTCAGGAAGGGGTTTTGCGTGCACCGCTGGCGGGGGAAGTCGTGACTTTCCTGCCTTCCATGCATGCGGTCGGTATCAAGGGGGACAACGGCGTCGAACTGCTGGTGCATATTGGCATCGATACCGTCAATCTGGCGGGGCAATATTTCACTTCGGATCTTAAAATTGGCGATCGCGTCCAGGTGGGAGATGAACTGGTGCGCTTTGATCTGCAAGCGATCGTCGGGCTGGGTTACGACATCACCACGCCGGTACTGGTGGTTAACAGCGAAGCTTTTCCTCAGCTGAATTGCCGCCAACCGGGGGCCGTGGATTTTGGGCAGCCCATCATCACCCTTAATAATGCACAGCAGGAGCAGGCATGA
- a CDS encoding cupin domain-containing protein yields the protein MLSRRDILKVSAVSAAAAGVMGAMIKSASADEHRNIVPPSSLQPAADAQSLYKYIFSHSKKRSLPNGWAREATVEQFPISEGVAGVDMTLEPGGVRELHWHAIAAEWAFMLEGHARITIIDPEGKCEVADFGPGDVWYFPKGYGHSIQALAEGAHFILTFDNGHFSEFGTFSITDWVAHMPKEVLEKSVNMPAAVFSKAKQGEAYIVGGAIPPGLPLPAHDGGLNNAPLAHRYELMKQKPFFENDAGSVHLVSSKEFPISTTMTGIIEIVKPGAVRELHWHPNANEWQYYISGKGRMTVFSSHGHVQTEEYSPTDVGYVPQGFGHYIENRGDDDLKVLIVLDNGIYQDISLSDWLAKTPAYLLADNFNNEVADWLDRPKDKLVMSRRRK from the coding sequence ATGTTATCGCGTCGTGATATATTGAAAGTTTCCGCGGTCAGCGCGGCAGCGGCCGGAGTTATGGGCGCTATGATTAAATCTGCCAGCGCCGACGAACACCGAAATATTGTTCCCCCCAGCAGCCTTCAACCCGCTGCCGATGCGCAAAGTCTTTATAAATACATCTTTAGCCACAGTAAAAAACGCAGCTTGCCCAACGGCTGGGCCAGAGAAGCCACCGTCGAACAGTTTCCGATTTCCGAAGGCGTTGCCGGGGTGGATATGACGCTGGAGCCCGGTGGCGTACGTGAACTTCATTGGCACGCCATCGCTGCCGAATGGGCATTTATGCTGGAGGGGCACGCCCGCATCACCATCATTGATCCTGAAGGAAAATGTGAGGTGGCGGATTTCGGCCCCGGTGACGTCTGGTATTTCCCCAAGGGTTACGGCCACTCGATTCAGGCACTGGCGGAGGGCGCGCATTTTATCCTGACCTTTGATAATGGTCACTTTTCCGAGTTCGGCACCTTCAGTATTACCGACTGGGTAGCCCATATGCCCAAAGAAGTGTTGGAAAAAAGCGTGAATATGCCGGCGGCGGTATTTTCCAAGGCAAAACAAGGTGAGGCTTATATTGTCGGCGGCGCCATCCCGCCCGGACTGCCCTTACCAGCCCACGACGGCGGTTTAAATAATGCACCTTTGGCTCATCGCTATGAATTAATGAAGCAAAAACCTTTCTTCGAAAATGATGCCGGCAGCGTGCACTTGGTCTCTTCAAAAGAATTCCCTATTTCCACTACCATGACCGGAATTATAGAAATCGTTAAGCCTGGGGCGGTGCGGGAATTACACTGGCACCCCAATGCCAATGAGTGGCAATACTATATTTCCGGCAAGGGGCGCATGACGGTGTTCAGTTCGCACGGCCATGTGCAGACCGAAGAATATTCTCCTACCGACGTTGGCTATGTTCCACAGGGTTTTGGTCACTATATCGAAAATAGGGGAGATGACGATCTTAAGGTATTAATCGTGTTGGATAATGGCATCTATCAGGACATTTCGCTGTCTGACTGGTTGGCGAAAACCCCGGCCTATCTGTTGGCGGATAACTTCAATAACGAGGTTGCCGACTGGCTGGATCGCCCCAAAGACAAGCTGGTGATGTCCCGGCGCAGAAAATGA
- the licT gene encoding BglG family transcription antiterminator LicT encodes MKVIKVLNNSLVLSADDDNHEAIVMGKGIGFNSKVGDVLDPAAIEKVYVVQNSQKGRDYLRLIETTPEEHIEIVQMILAEANRQLNGRINEQIFFTLADHISFAIERYHKGIAIQNRLLFEVKRFYPQEFAVATQALAHINRRLNITLPEEEAGNIAFHLVNGQTDVQNMEHTLLSVKMLKDIFNIIKYHFRITIDTDSLNYSRFLVHMQFFIQRMVEGQQMASKDDFIFAQVTREYPDAYRGALLIRDYVKNLLQMEMSNDELLYLVIHLTRIAERSD; translated from the coding sequence ATGAAAGTCATTAAGGTACTCAATAATAGCCTGGTGCTATCGGCGGATGACGATAACCATGAAGCTATCGTGATGGGCAAGGGTATTGGCTTTAACAGCAAAGTGGGTGACGTTCTCGACCCGGCCGCGATAGAGAAAGTGTATGTGGTGCAGAACAGTCAAAAGGGTCGCGATTACCTGCGGCTGATCGAAACCACGCCGGAAGAGCACATCGAGATTGTGCAGATGATCCTGGCGGAGGCCAACCGGCAACTTAACGGGCGGATTAACGAACAGATTTTCTTTACGCTGGCAGACCATATCAGTTTCGCCATTGAGCGCTATCACAAAGGGATCGCGATCCAGAACCGCCTGCTGTTCGAGGTGAAGCGTTTTTACCCGCAGGAGTTCGCGGTGGCGACCCAGGCACTGGCACACATTAACCGGCGGCTGAACATTACGCTACCGGAAGAGGAAGCGGGCAACATTGCTTTTCATCTGGTTAATGGTCAAACCGACGTGCAGAACATGGAACATACGCTGCTGTCGGTGAAGATGCTGAAAGACATTTTCAATATCATCAAATACCATTTTCGCATCACGATCGACACCGACTCTCTCAACTACTCGCGTTTTTTAGTGCATATGCAGTTTTTCATACAGCGAATGGTGGAAGGGCAACAAATGGCGTCGAAAGACGACTTTATCTTCGCGCAGGTGACCAGGGAGTACCCCGATGCCTATCGCGGCGCGCTGCTGATCCGCGACTATGTGAAGAATCTGCTGCAAATGGAAATGTCGAACGATGAACTGCTGTATCTGGTGATCCACCTGACGCGTATTGCCGAGCGGTCAGATTAG